A single window of Sporosarcina sp. Marseille-Q4943 DNA harbors:
- the gpr gene encoding GPR endopeptidase — translation MDKYDFYRTDLLVENEEMVRHRTEKEKQKLKDSEGIQFDEQRKGRVILTSVKINAEGEKKIGKKRGTYLTLTNPTLTHTDREGLQEMTEMLKAKLTEMTSGLTDLKKGKILMVGLGNREVTPDAVGPLTMDRLKEIVPLYYSDEGSEVFVYAPGVTIQTGLETADFVKALVNEIKPDLLIVIDALAARDSSRLCKTIQMTDTGIHPGSGVGNSRKELSRETLGIPVIAIGIPTVVDGPVLIADAINTLFSYIASKIEEESHPSSRLSVGNWLHTPNKDADRTKLIPIFGDWTSWPHEERIQLFEEVLSNHDLNTFISPKEIDSWAALYAETLTDSISEWIEDIKTSH, via the coding sequence ATGGATAAGTACGACTTTTACCGGACGGACCTCTTAGTTGAAAACGAGGAAATGGTTCGCCACCGGACAGAAAAAGAAAAACAGAAATTAAAGGATTCCGAAGGTATACAATTTGACGAACAACGAAAGGGCAGAGTGATTTTGACGTCTGTCAAAATTAATGCTGAAGGGGAGAAGAAAATCGGCAAGAAAAGAGGGACCTATTTGACGTTGACGAACCCTACGTTAACGCATACCGATCGTGAAGGCCTCCAAGAGATGACGGAAATGCTCAAAGCGAAACTAACCGAAATGACTTCGGGATTAACGGATTTGAAGAAGGGGAAAATCCTAATGGTAGGTCTCGGCAATCGGGAAGTAACTCCAGACGCTGTCGGTCCGTTGACGATGGATCGTTTGAAAGAAATTGTCCCTTTATATTATTCAGACGAGGGAAGCGAAGTATTTGTCTATGCTCCAGGAGTGACGATTCAGACTGGACTCGAGACGGCAGATTTTGTCAAAGCATTGGTGAACGAAATCAAACCTGATCTTCTGATCGTCATAGATGCATTAGCCGCCCGAGATAGTTCAAGATTATGCAAAACAATCCAAATGACAGACACAGGTATACATCCTGGCTCCGGAGTAGGAAATAGCCGAAAAGAGTTATCGAGAGAAACTCTTGGCATCCCGGTCATTGCCATCGGCATCCCGACTGTAGTAGATGGCCCGGTATTGATTGCAGATGCCATTAATACGCTATTTAGTTATATCGCGTCCAAAATCGAGGAGGAAAGTCATCCTTCCTCAAGGCTGTCCGTAGGGAATTGGCTGCATACCCCTAATAAGGATGCAGATCGGACGAAATTGATTCCTATTTTCGGTGATTGGACTTCATGGCCGCATGAGGAAAGGATTCAATTATTTGAAGAAGTATTATCGAACCATGACCTGAATACATTCATATCACCAAAAGAGATCGATTCATGGGCCGCTCTTTATGCGGAGACTTTAACCGACTCCATCAGTGAGTGGATTGAGGACATTAAAACGAGTCATTGA
- the spoIIP gene encoding stage II sporulation protein P yields MKKNLQIWIAIVFVLFLFPVLIQFIPEESKISNSKIIKENAMIVYASNIVEEEKAEPEPEAEVMEEPETNAGKVLLYFTHAYEAYEPITKAADGKIAVNHQTENVMKMGDKLKGSLELNGVETDTLKKMVPIHSRAYKDMRPFVKKQLSEKEYDLIIDIHRDAVGPEKTTIVHEEERYAKVAFVLGLDNPSYKKNAVMTNRLKTEMEKRIPGITRDVIPKGGAGVDGKYNQDLHPNLILLELGGIGNSEDELNRTISVISEAIVEILNNGETEG; encoded by the coding sequence ATGAAGAAAAATCTGCAAATATGGATTGCAATCGTATTCGTTCTTTTCCTGTTCCCGGTACTCATCCAATTCATACCGGAAGAATCGAAAATCTCAAATTCGAAAATCATCAAGGAAAATGCAATGATCGTTTACGCCTCGAACATCGTTGAAGAAGAGAAAGCAGAACCTGAACCTGAAGCCGAAGTCATGGAGGAGCCCGAAACGAATGCCGGGAAAGTTTTGCTTTATTTTACTCATGCCTACGAGGCGTATGAACCAATCACAAAAGCGGCTGATGGAAAAATCGCGGTAAACCATCAGACTGAAAATGTGATGAAGATGGGTGATAAACTCAAAGGATCACTTGAATTGAATGGTGTGGAGACGGATACGTTGAAAAAGATGGTGCCGATTCATTCACGTGCCTATAAGGATATGAGACCGTTCGTAAAAAAACAGCTTTCCGAAAAAGAATATGATTTAATTATTGACATCCATCGGGATGCAGTCGGACCTGAAAAGACGACGATTGTTCATGAAGAGGAACGTTATGCGAAAGTTGCATTTGTACTTGGGTTAGATAACCCTTCCTATAAAAAAAATGCAGTGATGACGAATAGGCTGAAAACAGAGATGGAAAAGCGGATTCCTGGCATTACGAGGGATGTTATTCCAAAAGGTGGGGCAGGCGTGGATGGAAAGTACAATCAAGATTTGCACCCGAACCTCATCCTTTTGGAGCTTGGCGGAATTGGAAACTCGGAAGATGAACTGAACCGTACAATATCCGTTATTTCAGAAGCTATAGTAGAAATTCTGAATAACGGTGAAACGGAAGGATAG
- the lepA gene encoding translation elongation factor 4, whose translation MNHEERLARQKNIRNFSIIAHIDHGKSTLADRLLEKTETVSSREMKSQTLDSMDLERERGITIKLNAVQLSYTAKNGEEYTFHLIDTPGHVDFTYEVSRSLAACEGALLVVDAAQGIEAQTLANVYLALDNDLEILPVINKIDLPAADPDKVKKEIEDVIGLDASEAVHASAKAGIGIEEILEQIVEKVPAPTGDPEAPLKALIFDSHYDQYKGVIVNIRIVEGTVKPGDKIRMMATGKEFEVIETGVFTPNISMRDELSVGDVGFLSAAIKNVGDTRVGDTITNAKNPASEPLPGYRRLNPMVFCGLYPIDSSKYVDLREALEKLELNDSALEYEAETSQALGFGYRCGFLGLLHMEIIQERIEREFKIDLITTAPSVIYNVVTTDGKELKVDNPSMMPDAQKIDHVEEPYVKASIMVPNEYVGSVMELCQSKRGNFITMDYLDASRVNIIYELPLAEIVYDFFDQLKSGTKGYASFDYELIGYKTSKLVKMDILLNGEQVDALSFIVHRDFSYERGKAIVEKLKNLIPRQQFEVPVQAAIGQKIVARSTIKSIGKNVLAKCYGGDISRKRKLLEKQKEGKKRMKQVGSVEVPQEAFMAVLKMDED comes from the coding sequence ATGAATCATGAAGAAAGATTGGCACGTCAAAAAAACATTAGGAACTTCTCGATCATTGCCCATATCGATCACGGGAAATCAACGTTGGCCGATCGACTATTGGAAAAGACGGAAACGGTAAGCTCGCGTGAAATGAAATCACAGACACTGGATTCTATGGATTTGGAACGCGAACGCGGAATTACGATCAAATTGAACGCAGTGCAATTATCATACACGGCGAAAAATGGCGAGGAGTACACTTTCCACTTAATCGATACTCCTGGGCACGTAGACTTTACGTACGAAGTGTCACGAAGCCTTGCAGCATGTGAAGGAGCGCTGCTTGTTGTTGACGCGGCCCAAGGAATTGAGGCCCAAACGTTGGCAAACGTTTATTTGGCGCTGGATAATGATCTGGAAATCTTGCCTGTTATTAATAAAATCGATTTACCTGCGGCGGATCCTGATAAAGTGAAAAAAGAAATTGAAGATGTCATCGGCTTGGATGCGTCTGAGGCAGTCCATGCATCTGCGAAAGCTGGCATCGGCATCGAAGAGATCCTCGAGCAAATCGTCGAGAAAGTGCCTGCGCCGACAGGAGATCCAGAAGCGCCATTGAAAGCATTGATTTTCGATTCTCACTATGATCAGTACAAAGGTGTCATCGTCAATATTCGAATTGTAGAAGGTACTGTAAAGCCCGGCGATAAAATTCGTATGATGGCAACCGGAAAAGAGTTCGAAGTCATTGAGACTGGAGTGTTCACACCGAATATTTCCATGCGCGATGAACTATCAGTTGGAGATGTCGGCTTCCTTTCCGCGGCGATTAAAAATGTCGGGGATACACGGGTAGGGGATACGATTACGAATGCGAAGAACCCTGCAAGTGAGCCGCTGCCAGGTTACCGTAGATTGAATCCGATGGTGTTCTGCGGACTTTATCCAATCGATTCATCCAAGTATGTCGACTTGCGTGAAGCACTTGAGAAACTTGAGCTGAACGACTCAGCTTTGGAGTATGAAGCGGAGACATCACAAGCATTGGGCTTCGGATATCGATGCGGATTCCTCGGACTGCTCCATATGGAAATCATCCAGGAGCGGATTGAACGGGAATTTAAAATTGACTTGATTACTACAGCACCGAGCGTTATTTACAATGTTGTCACGACTGACGGAAAAGAATTGAAAGTCGACAACCCTTCCATGATGCCGGATGCACAAAAAATCGATCATGTCGAAGAACCTTATGTAAAAGCATCAATTATGGTGCCGAACGAATACGTCGGCTCCGTCATGGAATTATGCCAGTCTAAACGTGGCAATTTCATTACGATGGATTACTTGGACGCTTCACGTGTCAATATCATATACGAATTGCCTCTAGCAGAAATCGTCTATGACTTCTTTGACCAATTAAAATCAGGGACCAAAGGATACGCGTCCTTCGATTATGAACTGATTGGCTATAAAACATCGAAGCTTGTGAAAATGGACATCCTGTTGAACGGTGAGCAAGTCGACGCATTGAGCTTCATCGTCCACCGTGATTTCAGCTACGAGCGTGGTAAGGCGATTGTCGAGAAACTGAAGAATCTCATTCCTCGTCAACAGTTCGAAGTACCTGTCCAAGCCGCAATCGGTCAAAAGATTGTTGCCCGTTCGACAATTAAATCGATCGGTAAAAACGTTCTTGCCAAATGTTACGGCGGAGACATCTCCCGTAAACGGAAATTGCTTGAGAAGCAAAAAGAAGGGAAAAAGCGGATGAAGCAAGTCGGATCCGTCGAAGTCCCACAAGAAGCATTCATGGCTGTCTTGAAAATGGACGAAGATTGA
- the hemW gene encoding radical SAM family heme chaperone HemW codes for MRGMYIHIPFCHQICHYCDFNKVFFKNQPVDEYIESIGNELAIMANEGHSFNGLETVFLGGGTPTSLSEKQLDRLLEIIHRHVDVSTLREFSTEANPDELTRGKLSVLKNGGVGRLSIGVQSFDEQLLKRIGRTHGANTPKKVIQDAREIGFENISIDLIYGLPEQSIRQWEDTLDKALSLDLPHYSGYSLIVEPKTVFYNLMNKGKLPLPGEDAEAEMFSMLIDRMSQAGKMQYEISNFAKPGYESIHNLIYWDNDEYAGIGAGAHGYLKGQRYANYGPLRKYMESMETRLRPIVDQHVVSPTEAMEEEMFLGLRKSEGVSLHSFESKFGETLSEVYGDVLEELTSKGLISESEGSIKLTGKGVFRGNEVFQKFLK; via the coding sequence ATGCGAGGTATGTATATTCATATTCCTTTCTGCCATCAGATTTGCCATTACTGTGATTTCAATAAAGTGTTCTTTAAGAATCAACCAGTTGATGAGTATATCGAATCGATCGGAAATGAACTTGCCATCATGGCGAATGAAGGTCATTCATTCAACGGGCTTGAGACCGTCTTCCTAGGCGGAGGAACACCGACTTCATTATCAGAAAAACAACTGGACCGGTTACTGGAAATCATTCATCGGCATGTCGACGTCAGTACGTTGCGGGAATTTTCGACGGAAGCAAATCCTGATGAGTTGACCCGCGGAAAACTATCCGTCCTGAAAAACGGGGGGGTAGGTCGACTGAGCATCGGCGTCCAGTCCTTCGACGAGCAACTTTTAAAAAGGATCGGGAGGACACATGGCGCGAATACTCCCAAAAAAGTGATACAGGATGCGCGTGAAATCGGCTTTGAAAACATAAGCATCGACCTCATCTATGGATTGCCGGAACAATCCATTCGACAATGGGAGGATACGCTCGATAAAGCACTATCATTGGACCTTCCTCATTACTCAGGGTACTCGCTGATCGTAGAGCCTAAAACGGTCTTTTATAACTTGATGAATAAAGGGAAGCTGCCGTTGCCGGGAGAGGATGCCGAAGCAGAGATGTTCTCTATGCTGATCGATCGGATGAGCCAAGCCGGAAAAATGCAATACGAAATCAGCAATTTTGCGAAACCTGGGTATGAGTCGATCCACAATCTCATTTACTGGGATAATGACGAGTATGCTGGCATAGGCGCTGGCGCGCATGGGTACTTGAAAGGGCAGCGATATGCTAATTATGGACCGCTCAGAAAATATATGGAATCGATGGAAACTCGATTGCGCCCTATCGTAGATCAACATGTCGTATCGCCAACAGAAGCGATGGAGGAGGAAATGTTTCTAGGGCTACGAAAGTCCGAAGGAGTATCCCTTCATTCATTCGAATCCAAATTCGGAGAAACATTGTCGGAAGTATACGGCGATGTTCTTGAAGAGCTGACTAGTAAAGGTCTGATTTCTGAATCTGAGGGTAGTATAAAACTGACAGGGAAAGGCGTTTTCAGAGGGAACGAAGTATTCCAGAAATTTCTCAAATGA
- the hrcA gene encoding heat-inducible transcriptional repressor HrcA produces the protein MLTNRQLLILQLTVNDFIESAQPVGSRQLSKKPEAPFSPATIRNDMADLEEMGYLEKTHTSSGRVPSEKGYRFYVDHLLTPEKLTLEDSMQLRSIFQERVVETEELIRNSAKIISELTNYTSILLGPDMSMHSVKRFSIVPLDDTKAVAIIVTDNGHVENRVFDVPQGMLASDIEKMVNILNERLVGTPLSFLQNKLAHETRTVFEQHVHHAGELFASFQRAMTIKPEERLYFGGKMNMMKQPEFNDLQKMKMFFELMETGEPAMTFFQDDSKGIHVRIGSENKHNAMEDCSVITANYSAGDNMAGSIAIIGPKRMDYGRVITVLDILSENLSQALLQMTIGLDRRKDK, from the coding sequence ATGTTGACAAACAGACAATTGCTTATTTTGCAACTGACGGTTAACGATTTCATCGAATCCGCCCAACCTGTCGGATCAAGGCAGTTATCTAAAAAACCGGAAGCCCCTTTTAGTCCTGCGACCATTCGGAATGACATGGCCGATTTGGAAGAGATGGGCTATCTTGAAAAGACCCATACTTCATCAGGCAGAGTTCCTTCCGAAAAAGGGTACCGTTTCTATGTCGATCATTTATTGACGCCCGAAAAACTGACATTGGAAGACAGTATGCAATTGCGCTCCATTTTTCAGGAACGGGTTGTGGAGACGGAGGAATTGATAAGGAATTCCGCCAAAATCATATCCGAATTGACGAATTATACGTCTATACTTTTAGGACCGGATATGTCCATGCATTCAGTGAAACGGTTTTCGATCGTGCCGCTGGATGACACGAAAGCGGTCGCCATCATTGTGACCGATAATGGACATGTTGAGAATAGGGTCTTTGATGTACCGCAAGGCATGCTTGCTTCGGATATTGAAAAAATGGTCAATATTTTAAACGAAAGGCTTGTCGGGACGCCACTGAGTTTCCTGCAAAACAAGCTTGCCCATGAGACGAGAACGGTCTTTGAACAGCATGTGCATCATGCTGGTGAACTGTTTGCTTCCTTTCAAAGGGCTATGACGATCAAGCCTGAGGAACGTCTGTATTTTGGCGGCAAAATGAATATGATGAAGCAGCCGGAATTTAACGACCTACAAAAAATGAAGATGTTTTTCGAGTTGATGGAAACCGGAGAGCCAGCGATGACATTTTTCCAAGATGACTCAAAAGGCATTCACGTTCGGATCGGTTCGGAAAACAAGCATAACGCAATGGAAGATTGCAGTGTAATTACTGCCAATTACTCTGCCGGTGACAATATGGCTGGTTCCATAGCAATCATTGGACCGAAGCGGATGGATTACGGCAGGGTCATAACGGTGCTTGATATCCTAAGTGAGAACTTATCGCAAGCATTATTGCAAATGACCATTGGATTGGATAGGAGGAAGGACAAGTGA
- the grpE gene encoding nucleotide exchange factor GrpE, producing MTDKKETVEKEDVQQDTVAADDVASAQQETGVEDGVAEVGPEEIDEKDKRISELESKLEEEENKLLRVLADFENAKRRNALDQEALVKYKAQSLLASILPVLDNFERALAVEVKNDEAQSIMTGMDMIYRNLVEALKGEGLVEIEASDKEFDPNFHQAVMTGSDPDKSSGIVLEELQKGYMLRDRVLRPSMVKVNE from the coding sequence GTGACGGATAAAAAAGAAACAGTGGAAAAAGAAGACGTTCAACAGGACACTGTGGCGGCCGATGACGTTGCATCAGCTCAACAAGAGACTGGAGTAGAAGACGGCGTTGCAGAAGTTGGTCCTGAAGAAATCGATGAAAAGGACAAAAGGATTAGCGAGCTTGAGTCCAAGTTAGAGGAAGAGGAAAACAAGCTGCTGCGTGTCCTTGCAGATTTTGAAAATGCCAAAAGAAGGAATGCGCTTGATCAGGAGGCGCTCGTCAAATACAAAGCGCAGAGCTTGTTAGCATCTATTTTGCCCGTCTTGGACAACTTCGAACGCGCTCTTGCAGTCGAAGTCAAAAATGACGAAGCTCAATCTATCATGACCGGAATGGATATGATTTATCGTAATCTTGTCGAAGCTCTCAAAGGAGAAGGGCTCGTCGAAATTGAGGCTTCAGACAAGGAATTCGATCCGAATTTCCATCAGGCCGTCATGACGGGCAGCGATCCTGATAAGTCATCAGGCATCGTGCTTGAGGAGCTTCAAAAAGGGTATATGTTGAGAGATCGTGTGCTTCGTCCTTCCATGGTCAAAGTAAACGAATGA
- the dnaK gene encoding molecular chaperone DnaK → MSKIIGIDLGTTNSVVAVYEGGEAKVIPNPEGNRTTPSVVAFKNGERQVGEVAKRQSITNPNTIMSVKRHMGSDYKVKVEDKEYTPQEVSAMILQYMKGYAEEYLGEKVTKAVITVPAYFNDAQRQATKDAGTIAGLEVERIINEPTAAALAYGLDKADEDETILVYDLGGGTFDVSILELGDGVFQVRATAGDNKLGGDDFDDVIIDYLVQEFRKENAIDLSKDKMAMQRLKDAAEKAKKDLSGVTSTQISLPFITAGEAGPLHLEISLTRAKFDELTAHLVERSMVPTRQAMKDADLSPSEIDRVILVGGSTRIPAVQEAIKKETGKEPFKGVNPDEVVAMGAAVQGSILRGDVKDVVLLDVTPLSLGIETMGGVFTKLIERNTTIPTSKSQVFSTAADNQPAVDIHVLQGERPMAADNKTLGRFQLTDIPPAPRGIPQIEVTFDIDKNGIVTVKAKDLGTQKEQNITIQSSSGLSDDEIERMVKDAEANAEADKQRKEEADLKNDADQLVFMAEKTLKDLEGKVSEDEVKKVEDAKEELKTAVEAGNLDEMRTKKQALEELVQQLSVKLYEQAAAEAQAQGGSAEAGGQPQDDGVVDADFEEVDDDKKN, encoded by the coding sequence ATGAGCAAAATTATCGGTATCGACTTGGGTACAACTAACTCTGTAGTTGCAGTATATGAAGGCGGAGAGGCGAAAGTCATTCCTAACCCGGAAGGAAATCGTACGACTCCATCGGTTGTTGCATTCAAAAACGGAGAGCGTCAAGTCGGTGAAGTGGCTAAGCGTCAATCCATTACGAATCCAAATACGATCATGTCCGTAAAAAGACATATGGGATCCGATTATAAAGTGAAAGTTGAAGATAAGGAATACACTCCACAAGAAGTGTCTGCAATGATCCTTCAATATATGAAAGGTTACGCGGAAGAATACTTAGGTGAAAAAGTGACAAAAGCGGTCATTACAGTTCCTGCTTATTTCAATGATGCACAGCGTCAAGCGACGAAGGATGCCGGCACAATTGCAGGTCTGGAAGTTGAGAGGATCATCAACGAACCGACAGCGGCTGCTCTTGCTTACGGTCTTGATAAGGCGGATGAAGATGAAACAATCCTCGTCTATGACCTTGGCGGCGGTACATTCGACGTTTCAATCCTTGAGCTCGGCGATGGAGTCTTCCAAGTGCGTGCAACAGCAGGCGACAATAAATTGGGCGGAGACGACTTCGACGATGTCATCATTGACTACTTGGTTCAAGAATTCCGTAAAGAGAACGCAATCGATCTATCAAAAGACAAAATGGCGATGCAACGCTTGAAAGACGCAGCTGAAAAAGCGAAGAAAGACCTTTCAGGAGTAACGTCAACTCAAATTTCATTGCCGTTCATCACGGCGGGAGAAGCGGGTCCACTTCACTTGGAGATTTCATTGACTCGCGCTAAATTTGACGAATTGACAGCACATTTGGTGGAACGTTCCATGGTGCCAACACGCCAGGCTATGAAAGATGCAGACTTGTCTCCGTCAGAAATTGACCGTGTCATCCTCGTTGGAGGTTCCACTCGTATTCCGGCTGTACAAGAAGCAATCAAGAAAGAAACTGGCAAAGAGCCGTTCAAAGGCGTTAACCCTGATGAAGTCGTAGCGATGGGTGCGGCTGTTCAAGGTTCGATCCTTCGCGGAGATGTGAAAGATGTCGTATTGCTTGACGTGACGCCACTTTCCCTAGGAATCGAGACAATGGGCGGCGTATTCACGAAATTGATCGAAAGAAATACGACAATCCCAACGAGCAAGTCCCAAGTGTTCTCGACGGCTGCAGATAACCAGCCTGCGGTAGATATCCACGTATTGCAAGGTGAGCGTCCAATGGCCGCTGACAATAAAACACTCGGCCGTTTCCAACTGACGGATATTCCACCAGCTCCACGTGGCATCCCGCAAATTGAAGTGACATTCGATATTGACAAAAACGGTATTGTCACAGTAAAAGCGAAAGATCTCGGAACGCAAAAAGAGCAAAACATTACGATCCAATCAAGCTCCGGCCTTTCCGATGATGAAATCGAGCGCATGGTGAAGGATGCCGAAGCGAATGCTGAAGCGGATAAACAGCGTAAAGAGGAAGCAGATTTGAAAAATGACGCTGACCAGCTCGTGTTCATGGCTGAAAAGACATTGAAAGACCTTGAAGGCAAAGTATCTGAAGACGAAGTGAAAAAAGTTGAAGATGCTAAAGAAGAACTGAAAACGGCAGTTGAAGCAGGAAACTTGGATGAAATGCGTACGAAAAAGCAAGCATTGGAAGAACTTGTCCAACAATTGTCGGTTAAATTGTATGAGCAAGCAGCAGCTGAAGCTCAAGCACAAGGCGGCTCAGCTGAAGCTGGCGGCCAACCGCAAGATGATGGTGTTGTCGATGCCGACTTTGAAGAAGTGGACGATGACAAGAAAAACTAA
- the dnaJ gene encoding molecular chaperone DnaJ, with protein sequence MSKRDYYEVLGVPKTASKEDIRKAYRKLSKQYHPDLNKEAGAEEKFKEVTEAFEILSDEKKRANYDQFGHADPNQGFGGFGGFGGGSADGFGFEDIFSTFFGGGTRRRDPNAPRKGDDLQYSMTIDFMEAVFGKETEIELPREETCDTCSGTGAKKGTPVNTCSHCGGSGQISITQNTPLGQMVNRRACPHCQGSGKIIPEKCGTCHGAGRVTKRKKIKVTIPAGVDDGQQLRVSGQGEAGINGGPAGDLYIVFRVKDHDRFIREGDDIYLEVPITFPQLALGDEIEVPTVTGNVKLKIPAGTQSGTNFRLRGKGVKNVHGHGIGDQHVIIKAITPKKMTEKQKELLREFASIDGNSPDEYSSSLFDKIKRTIKGD encoded by the coding sequence ATGAGCAAGCGTGATTATTACGAAGTACTCGGTGTGCCGAAAACGGCAAGCAAAGAGGATATTAGGAAAGCCTACCGGAAATTATCGAAACAATATCATCCCGATTTGAATAAAGAAGCGGGAGCAGAAGAGAAATTTAAAGAAGTGACAGAAGCTTTTGAAATATTGAGTGACGAGAAGAAACGTGCAAATTACGACCAATTCGGCCATGCGGATCCTAACCAAGGCTTCGGTGGTTTCGGCGGCTTTGGCGGCGGTTCTGCCGATGGATTCGGTTTTGAAGATATTTTCAGTACTTTCTTTGGCGGCGGTACGAGACGACGCGATCCGAACGCGCCTAGGAAAGGCGATGATCTCCAGTACTCCATGACGATCGATTTCATGGAAGCTGTGTTTGGAAAAGAGACTGAAATCGAATTGCCTAGGGAAGAAACATGTGATACGTGCAGCGGAACGGGAGCCAAAAAAGGTACACCGGTCAATACATGTTCGCATTGTGGTGGATCAGGACAGATTTCAATCACTCAAAATACTCCGTTAGGTCAAATGGTGAACCGCCGGGCATGTCCGCATTGTCAAGGATCCGGTAAAATCATCCCTGAAAAATGCGGTACTTGCCATGGTGCAGGACGAGTGACGAAGCGCAAGAAAATCAAAGTGACAATTCCTGCGGGTGTCGACGATGGGCAACAATTGCGAGTGTCAGGTCAAGGGGAGGCTGGCATCAACGGCGGCCCGGCTGGAGACTTATACATCGTCTTCAGGGTGAAAGATCATGATCGCTTTATCCGTGAAGGCGACGATATCTATTTGGAAGTTCCTATTACATTCCCGCAATTGGCGCTAGGAGATGAAATTGAGGTGCCGACGGTTACGGGGAACGTCAAATTGAAAATACCTGCAGGGACGCAATCAGGAACGAATTTCCGCCTGCGCGGAAAAGGCGTCAAAAATGTACACGGACATGGAATTGGTGATCAGCATGTCATTATCAAAGCGATCACGCCTAAAAAAATGACGGAAAAACAGAAAGAGCTACTCCGAGAATTCGCTTCAATCGATGGCAACTCGCCAGATGAGTATTCGAGCTCACTTTTTGATAAAATCAAAAGAACAATAAAAGGCGACTGA
- the prmA gene encoding 50S ribosomal protein L11 methyltransferase, protein MKWSEISIHTSHEATEAVANILHEAGASGVIIEDSEEPDRIHEDRFGEIYELKKEDFPAEGVIVKAYLPVNSFLIETVKEISESVNELAEFGLDVGLNQVQTNEVDEEDWATAWKKYYHPVKISGRFTIVPTWETYEPVDSDELIIELDPGMAFGTGTHPTTVMCLQALEKYVKQGDTVIDVGTGSGVLSIGAALLGASHVHALDLDEVAVQAAKENISLNNVENIVEVTHGNLLDSVKEPASIIVANILAEVIMTFSGDAYSILPENGLFIVSGIIAQKRDLVKEDLQSKGFEIIESVLMEEWVAIIASKRSV, encoded by the coding sequence TTGAAATGGTCTGAAATCTCCATCCATACATCACATGAGGCGACAGAAGCCGTTGCCAATATATTGCATGAGGCGGGGGCGAGCGGAGTCATCATCGAGGATTCCGAGGAGCCTGACCGGATTCATGAAGATCGTTTCGGCGAAATCTACGAGCTCAAGAAAGAAGACTTCCCGGCGGAAGGGGTCATCGTCAAAGCCTACTTGCCGGTTAACAGCTTTTTAATCGAAACGGTGAAAGAAATAAGTGAATCCGTAAACGAACTAGCTGAGTTCGGCTTAGATGTGGGGCTCAATCAAGTTCAAACAAACGAAGTGGATGAAGAAGATTGGGCGACGGCTTGGAAAAAATATTACCATCCTGTTAAAATCTCAGGAAGGTTCACGATCGTTCCTACGTGGGAAACGTATGAGCCGGTTGATTCTGATGAACTGATCATTGAACTCGATCCTGGCATGGCTTTCGGAACAGGGACACACCCGACAACGGTCATGTGTCTACAAGCACTGGAAAAGTATGTAAAACAAGGCGACACAGTCATTGATGTCGGGACTGGGTCGGGTGTGTTGTCAATCGGAGCAGCACTACTTGGTGCGTCTCATGTCCATGCGCTCGACTTGGATGAAGTCGCCGTGCAGGCAGCAAAAGAGAATATCAGCTTGAATAATGTTGAAAATATCGTTGAGGTAACACATGGCAATTTATTGGATTCCGTCAAAGAGCCTGCCTCAATTATCGTTGCCAATATTTTAGCGGAAGTAATTATGACATTTTCCGGAGATGCGTACTCCATCTTGCCAGAAAACGGGCTGTTCATCGTATCCGGAATCATCGCTCAAAAACGGGACCTTGTGAAGGAAGATCTCCAAAGCAAAGGCTTTGAAATCATCGAATCGGTCTTAATGGAAGAGTGGGTGGCGATCATCGCTTCCAAAAGGAGCGTGTGA